GAGTTGCCGCACCTGTTCGCAGATTTTGCTACGACGTTCGATCAGATCGACACAGGCATCGACTCCCAGGCGGAGCATCGGCCCGTTTGGTCCCTGCATTTGCAGCAGTTCTTCGGCCTGTTCGGGTCGTAACTGGCTGGCACGTTGTCGGTTGCGCTCCAGCCAGTCGAGCAGAATCTGATGTCGGGCTTGGTCGTACAGCGTTTCCCAGACATCGGCATCGGGTTCGACCTTGCCATGAATCCGGGCCAAGAGCCGTTCCAGCGGCCAATTCCGCAGTTCGGAAACGGTCAGCCCAAAGGCATCTGCACAATGGCTGACGGTGGCATTTCGCAAGCGAC
This DNA window, taken from Tuwongella immobilis, encodes the following:
- a CDS encoding helix-turn-helix domain-containing protein, whose protein sequence is MSNRSPVRNPDLAHKIARLVEEKGWNQEDFARFAQLNRHTVRLILHGGEHRRLRNATVSHCADAFGLTVSELRNWPLERLLARIHGKVEPDADVWETLYDQARHQILLDWLERNRQRASQLRPEQAEELLQMQGPNGPMLRLGVDACVDLIERRSKICEQVRQLADSEFLPLLEQLVALMWEKHSATKPDIPAIGVERSEG